DNA from Solanum stenotomum isolate F172 chromosome 3, ASM1918654v1, whole genome shotgun sequence:
CTCATATACAGTATCGTCCTCCAAACTGCAGTTAACACATAAATGGTAAGTCCAAAGTTGAACAAGATCGAGGGTGGTTACTatgaatgaagaagaaaatagaaTTTACCTTTGTGTTTCTGATGACGCTGAAGGAGGCAGAAGCATATTGGCTAGTGTGGTAGCATCTTTAGTGGTGTTTATGACTCTGTTGAAGCATAAGTATCGTCCGTAAGAGGAAACATCCTCAAACACACACATATGGGCATCTACCAAGAACTTGAGGTCCACTGCAACAAACACACCATCTTCATACATTTCTGCAGCTCCCTTCAAGTAAGGTTCTCTTATATTGAGGTCTGGATGAATTAACAACCCTCCATTTATAGACACCATGTTCACTTCTCTGTCCATTGCCAATGCCCATGCTGTTTTCTCCGCTTGTGTCTTTGATAGGCCGTGCCATAACTGTCATGCCAATTCATGTTAGACTTTGAAAGTATCTAGTAAGCAATACTTTTTAACTTTATCAATGCGTTTGGTAAACATCAAAAGTGCCAAATTGTGGAGGATTAAGTAGGTAAATTACCTTGTACTTTTTGCAAAAGTTGATGTCAGTCCAATCTCTTTCATCGACATAGGAATGAGAATGGGAAGCCACAGGAGAGTTATGTTGGTCCCTCTTCCTTGTACCCCATAACACAGCTGTTGCAGATGATGTAAAAACAACCTTGTTTAAGGTGTCTGTTTGTGCACAGGCTTCCATCACATTGTGAGCTGCTCTGACTTCCATTTCTCCCATCAATTCCTGCAACATAACCCAATGATCTAGTTAATTGGATGAGCTCTCAATGTATAGAACCTCATTTTGAAAGTTCCACACATGAAAATGAGAAGCCAGAACCAAGGTGCAGGAAACAAGCCACTGCCTATGAGGGCCGGCTCATTCTTCACAAGTATGTGATCAGAGCCCTGACTCCTCATACTGCTTAGGATCTTACAGGTTCATGTTCTATTTTACTTTATTCCAATTATGATATAAGGCAATCGAGTAGATTGTGGGATAACTCACGTCGTAGGTCGGATAGTCAGAGGGGGTCTCGAATGAGTAAAACAGACCACAACAGCCTTTGAGAGCATCTACTATGCTATGATAATCCAAGGGGTCAGCATGGAAACATATCAACTTCTTGCTTTTGCTGTCATCATTGCCACAACCATATTTCCTCTTAAAACATTGCATTTCATCTGTTCCATCAAGATTTCGGGGTCAGATTTCTAATTTCAAGATTCAGTTTATAAACTTTCAATAAGTCAGATGGTCTTGACAGGTTTATAAAAAGAAAGATTAGAAATGTTACAGTTAGTGATATCATCAgtatacaattatgaatcaataacaatgataatacaaaaattgaccaAGAAAATAGTTTGCTCTCCAGCCTCAACTACTTCGACAGTCTTTTCTTTGTTTATGTTTCTCTCACCAATCACACAGCAACAAAAAGTACCAAGCGGAACCCATAAAGTGGGGTCTAGAGTGTCTACCTCTCCATCCACAGCTCATcccataaataataataaaaaaagtaaggTATCAACTTAAATTAGAAAAAGGCTACACCCTTTTTGTGTGGTATCctattctactttaatttatagtcttttcaaactttaaaataatatgtgGTAGACCAAGTATGAGCAAAAAATCACAGTTGTTTCAACTCCACCAATAAAAACAACTAATTCAATAGTCATTAACTATGTTGTTCTAACTGatgtcagatcctccaaaaaaaAGGTTATCTTTTTTAGGATCCGATACGAGTgtggcaacaattttgaagggTCCAAACAACATAGGTCATGAGATTGTTTTATGAGGGTGTTTTAACTGAACCCCATTGCCCTATTTCCCATGTCTTCATAGTAAATTTGATATAATAACACGAAAAGTCAGAGTCTTTGCTATAACAGATTAAGTCatacatacaacaacaacaacaacaataacataacaGTGTAATTCCACAAATGGGGTCTGGAGACGAACCATGGTTTTGAAAAGCGGCGTGGACTGTATAACCTCTGAGCAAGAGCTGATGGACAATTGCAGATCCCAGCTGACCAGCAGCATCCATAACACAAACTCTCTTTGAACAAAACACTGAATCCTGCTCATCATAAAAGTCTGCTGCAATTGTCATGACTACCTAACAAAAGAAttaatcaactaaaaaaaaaaagaatttgagcAACCCCTTTTGCTGCTTTGGGGAAAAAAATGGGAGTAGTAGTTCAAGTTCAGCTAGGCAAAATAACAAACACAAGGTATGCAAGTATgataataaagaaaaagtgatgatatttaaagaagaaaagtaGGAAGGACAACATTAAAAGAGTGTGTGGTTAAGTAGATGGTTGGCAAACAAATACTGTACAAGTTTTTTGTTAGATACAGCCTATATACCAAACAGTCTTTGATAACCAACAAATGTCGTAATACAGTGATAAGTATTTTTTCATCCTTTTAACACTGGTCTCCCTAGTTACAGAATCGCCTTTATTAGAGAGTGTTTTATCCTTAATGTGCAACTTGTCAAcacgaattcaaatttaatcagacTCCTAAACCATTAATAAATTTGCATTAAATGGTTTCACTTTTGTGGGGCAATTGTTGAACATGTTTTTATAGGTTAGCTAACTGTCAATGAGCAGAAAACAGAAAGATACACAGAGAAATGGGGAACAAAATGGGGTCCTTTTACTATATTTGTGGATGAAAATTGCTTCACCCAATGCTgaatttcttttgaaaaatgaagtcCTTGCTGTTCACACGCAAAACTATAAATGTGATAGGCACAAATTATAGTCAAAACGAACATACCAGCTTTCTATGGAAAGTTAGTTGAGTATTGTTGCCTGCCCTATTTAATTTTGTGGCACTATTTATTGTTCTCAAAACAGCTGGCATTGCCTTGGGGAGTTTTAGAAGGCTCTTGAGTCTTGAATGTAGAGTAGTAAATACAAGACATTAGGtgattcttttcattttttttttatggtggATAAAGACACAGAGTTATTTGGTATTGCTGGTAGGTTTGGTGAACAAAGTTACTTGGTATCTTGTGGAATTAGTCGATGTGTGTGAAAATTGACTCGAACATCATGAtcattaacaaacaaaaaaaagtgtagtaaatactctctttgttcaattagaaaaataaaaaagaaatactttatccttttacatatattttatctttattattaagTACAATATACTCCTTcggtccaacaatacttgtccactattcattttgcatatttttttaaaaactacaaataaaaaggtaattttactatatcactctttgaatataatgaacacaatatcttgaaaaatgtactagagaaatgactataatgaatgataagggtaaattaggaattaataaaattatctattgatttcataaagtggacaaatattactccctctgtccctaattgcTTGTcaaattgacacacctattaagaaatcaataattgacATTGTGAGTTTGTCATTTTACCCCTAATAATTATGAAGTGggtgaattaaaaacttaatattttcaagaagttctacatttttcataGTAATTAATTGTgggtataataagtaaaaaaaattgttctttcttgatttgtcaaaattgataagtaattaaggacaactaaaaaaagaaatgggacaagtaattaggaacagagaGAGTATTGAACAtcccaaaataatattatgaacAACTATTATTAAATAGCGGGAGTAATTATTTAGTTCATTTCTCGATAAGTGAGATGGATGGAGAGAGTTGCTTTTAAAACATGAACTTGGCTATTGTTGGAATAAATGTGAGTTATCCTTAGTagtaaaaagggacggagggagtaataagtGGTATTTTTAGCTTAAATACATATCTTAAGAAAATTCtcattccaaaaaaataaaaggtgtttttattaattaaacttaTCCTTATTcaaatgtcttgaaaaataaatagcTCTTTAATGACTACTTGGTGATGTAAAACTCtttttaattaagttttgagttttgaaagtttgacaaaaaaaaaaaaatgaatgaagataatagaaaattacaattatatCATAGTTTTTTCTTGTTACCAAGATAAAATAAGACATTAAATTCATGGATTAATAGGCACGATAAAGAATAATTTCGTCTTTTATTGTAATTACTATCCTGATAAAGAATAGGCACGACAAAACAGTTTATCTTCTGGGTCGAgttcgtcgcaccgggcttgcctagtgtgggCTCCTATGTGATTtacgagctattgcataggagtggGGTTTTTATCCTGTGCGCACTCAAAGgatagcggctgcgggtttcccttgtcataaaataaaataaaaaaaggcaAGAAATGTGAGAATGTGCCTCACGCAAAGAGACTACATGAAATatgaagatttttgttttttcgaaagtaaaaataatatttgaaaattgtagTTAGTTTAGTTATGactataattttgaatttcacaagtaatttaacgtgaaaaaaaaaatcaacttcaaaagttaaattctaaaaaacatttataatattttacggaattcaattcctaaaaaaattagTCATGATCAAACGATAGTAAATATAAGCACGATGAGATCCATATTTACTGGATACTATAGTCATCAATATCAAGTATCAACCATTCAAATCTTGAGAGGTCACTTGCTTCAAACTATAAATAAACTCATAGAAGATTCTATTTGACTcaacataaaatacaaaataaaattttaaaaaatgagactTTGAAATTATTgcatatataaaattatcacATACTATAAGATGCGGTAGATGCTACCTTTATGGTCAATGGATGTTTGACTAAGGGTATcaaagaaaatagataaatagtACCAAATCGATAATctgaattaaataaataaaaaaaaaacagaaaacatACCTCAGGTTTtggcaattattattattttttatttacatgaagTGAAAAATAGTTACTCCCAGTGGCGGATCTATGAAGGGTTAtggggtgccacgccacccccgaacttcgacggaaactctatatatacataggtatatatatataatatttatataaatataaagtgtgCCACCCATAGAACACAACTGGCTTGTGGTACCACGGTAGGAGGGCAACTTTAGAAGGGTGATGTTGCGGGTTCAAATCCcatttgtattaatttttttgagaaatttgctgCATACgttttctaagaaaaaaaaaggctccaagcatgttttttaaggaaaaacagctggcacaattttttattttttttataattgttattgacttaaattaaattaattacattattactcctttgacttttcttttatttgattaaatactcaataaaagtgtaatatcttattatttatattttattgattgatttatgatatatatcgaaaagacgaataattcaatcaaatataaaattaatttaatctatAAGTCTATTTGACACCCACGAActctaaatcctggatccgccattGGTTACTCCACACCACTTTGAATGGAGTAATTATTCCTAATCATATCAATGTACATATATACAATGGTCAATATTCCCATTTTAACATATAAGTTCCACTTTCTTAATTACGGTGCCATGTGTTTGATATTTGTATTGAAGTTGATGTTTCGTAAAACACATTAAAAGGGAAAGCACTTCTTACTAAAATATTTCTATAGCAGAACTCAGACCCAACATCTCAagattaaaattgaaataaacaataaatatgagtgCCTTGAAATACAAAGGGGTTAGTGTACACTACCACTCACCAAAAATTTTCCTTTGCAACACAATATCTTTACAGTAGTTAAAAATTACTGATGTATTCTACGGActttaatataacaaaaaaaaataggcgGGAGAAGGAGATACATGACGGATATTCCTCCCGCGCTTTGCATGTGCAACCCATTTGAATGAAGATCAGGAACATCAAGCTCAACATAGGGAAGGAACTAGCTCAACTACTTGGATAATACAACAGCTTACGCCACTGAATCAAACGTGTTAGTCACCCCCCTTCACTTTCTTACTAGCAGAATGTCTTGATTTGTTTTTTCGCTTTTTTGAAGAattcttttctttcaattctttatGGTGCTGCTCTTCCTCCACTGAGGTAATATCACTTAACTCGTCGATATCTGCAGCATTAGGAAGTTTGGCATCCTTGCCCTCCATTTTCCCTTCATTACCTTCTGGCTGAATGACTGACATTGCAGCTGAAGTATACTGGAGAATGCATAGGCTTCTCACTAATCTATCTAATCTATTGAAATGCCTCTGAGTGTAAGGAATAAGACCATTAAGAAGTTCTTTAAATCCCGGTACCTATATAATGAGATGGAAAAGGGTAAGATCTCTACGGAAAACATTAGGCAAGAAAAACTAGTTTCAAGTAGAGCAAAATGGCTACGACCAGTGCCTAGAGTTAAGTCAAATGTATGTCTAATCAAAGCATGTAGATCAACGTCAACCAGCCAGCCAATCAACTAAATGGATGTTCTtgctaaaaaggaaaaactccAACACTGAAAAGACCAATACACCAAGCTAATATATGAAATCACTTTTTGTTGATAGAGACTATAGCATATGACAACATTTTGAACGCCTGTCAAGGCAACAGAGAAATATTTATGAAGTTTTTTACTGGCCAGTTAGTGGACTTTGCTTGTATAGAAAATAGCAATGAACCTACGAAGCATGTTAGcacttttttatttctaatttataaCCAAATTTTCTACTTAGTATTTAAGGGGAAAACACAACTGTACCTCAACAATCTCGGTAGCT
Protein-coding regions in this window:
- the LOC125859750 gene encoding cinnamoyl-CoA reductase-like SNL6, which produces MTIAADFYDEQDSVFCSKRVCVMDAAGQLGSAIVHQLLLRGYTVHAAFQNHDEMQCFKRKYGCGNDDSKSKKLICFHADPLDYHSIVDALKGCCGLFYSFETPSDYPTYDELMGEMEVRAAHNVMEACAQTDTLNKVVFTSSATAVLWGTRKRDQHNSPVASHSHSYVDERDWTDINFCKKYKLWHGLSKTQAEKTAWALAMDREVNMVSINGGLLIHPDLNIREPYLKGAAEMYEDGVFVAVDLKFLVDAHMCVFEDVSSYGRYLCFNRVINTTKDATTLANMLLPPSASSETQSLEDDTVYEQRISNKKLNKLMLGFDTGLEVQVN